Proteins from one Triticum aestivum cultivar Chinese Spring chromosome 7A, IWGSC CS RefSeq v2.1, whole genome shotgun sequence genomic window:
- the LOC123149269 gene encoding uncharacterized protein, producing MARLPLSPSPPAFTPVKEEPDVGTTAAARTSRPPPRKKRRRDHLPVTPSQPLLTPQTILSGISKTDSFDVKRCGELDLTPMTVPTSIKSEPDADDGAGKNAGGETLRAQPHKKRSRHCLPATPIQQPLFTPQATPPGISRADSSVDKWSEQPSATPTTTVKRELDADAGKDTGGKVVRRRRPYPQRPITEQAPTMWANRGRLGRLLHSHVRTHQWRDAAGVFSVLLPGIQRPDSFEEVRSILVDAMDIHRRLAQDSGNHGRRTYYHRTQKVFDVWIQRLMWLPTSAKKHMVKLELALFYLSQGKIDDAHNATRVLIAKDGLQKEPTLNLIHGLISYDKWYSGLPKDMQLERFDVYNESCKISMSSNTCGENGLQDSSDDNCSIDVDDASFPACSSESSINNGNIDKKCKIPKKSRSVYPVKENDSVDSQVKEEVVSADFRSVFFNTSDAPTCGLEQSLLPLRLKHAAGTSSDCFDSYWKYKSTPNAFYADAERCLKVALHSSPPVMAALLPLIQILLLGDKLKDALCELEKTCRSSTTALPFRLRGRLLEYFDQNQVSTISSCYEEALQRDPTCSYSVERLTEMHRKGYYNTTRLLERIVLHLDCVNGKPSIWEELVSCLLRLFSDRTTDYEDCISCNVEGDASIDAFSSLSSVFFEQHTRESWKHRCKWWMNRHFSQNIYMSETAKGDCKLLASKASCASHMLGPGFPYVKAAKSYLSKQEAKHESGFLSSNMENSVKLLQSLEKLM from the exons ATGGCGCGGCTGCCGCTGTCGCCATCTCCACCGGCTTTCACCCCCGTCAAGGAAGAGCCCGACGTCGGCACCACCGCTGCCGCTCGCACTTCGCGCCCACCGCCCCGCAAgaagcgccgccgggaccaccttcCGGTAACCCCAAGCCAGCCGCTGCTCACGCCCCAAACTATTCTGTCCGGGATTTCGAAAACCGATTCCTTCGATGTCAAGCGGTGCGGGGAGCTGGACCTAACGCCGATGACCGTGCCCACCTCCATAAAGAGCGAGCCTGACGCCGACGACGGGGCTGGCAAGAATGCAGGAGGGGAAACATTGCGCGCACAACCGCACAAGAAGCGCAGCCGGCACTGCCTGCCGGCAACCCCAATCCAGCAGCCCCTTTTCACTCCCCAAGCTACCCCGCCGGGCATTTCAAGGGCCGATTCCTCTGTGGATAAGTGGAGCGAGCAGCCCAGCGCAACGCCGACTACCACTGTCAAGCGTGAGCTCGATGCAGACGCTGGCAAGGACACGGGAGGGAAGGTGGTCCGGAGACGACGCCCCTACCCTCAGAGGCCCATTACAGAGCAAGCCCCCACCATGTGGGCTAATCGTGGACGCCTTGGCCGTCTCCTCCACAGTCATGTTCGCACGCACCAATGGCGAGATGCTGCAGGGGTCTTCTCCGTGCTCCTACCTGGCATCCAGCGCCCTGACTCCTTCGAGGAGGTCCGCAGCATTTTAGTG GATGCGATGGATATTCATAGACGCCTTGCTCAGGATAGTGGCAACCATGGGAGGAGAACCTACTACCACCGGACGCAGAAGGTTTTTGATGTTTGGATACAACGGCTAATGTGGTTGCCTACTTCTGCAAAA AAACACATGGTTAAACTCGAACTGGCTCTATTTTATCTTTCACAAGGCAAGATCGACGATGCACACAATGCAACAAGAGT CCTCATCGCGAAGGACGGACTACAGAAGGAACCAACTCTAAATCTGATACATGGCTTGATATCATATGATAAATGGTACTCTGGCTTGCCCAAAGATATGCAACTTGAGAGATTTGATGTGTACAATGAATCATGCAAAATTTCTATGTCATCCAATACCTGTGGAGAAAATGGTCTTCAGGATAGTTCAGATGACAATTGCAGCATTGATGTTGATGATGCCAGTTTtcctgcttgctcttcagaaaGTTCTATCAATAATGGGAATATAGACAAAAAATGCAAGATTCCCAAGAAATCTCGTTCTGTTTATCCTGTTAAGGAAAACGATTCAGTAGATTCACAAGTGAAAGAGGAAGTGGTTTCTGCAGATTTTCGAAGCGTATTTTTTAATACCTCTGATGCCCCTACCTGTG GGTTGGAACAAAGCTTGTTGCCACTACGTCTAAAGCATGCTGCTGGGACTTCAAGTGATTGCTTTGATTCGTACTGGAAGTACAAGTCAACACCTAATGCCTTCTACGCAGATGCAGAAAGATGTCTAAAAGTGGCTCTTCATTCGTCACCACCAGTAATGGCAGCCTTATTGCCATTAATACAG ATTCTCCTGCTTGGTGATAAACTGAAAGATGCACTTTGTGAACTTGAGAAGACCTGCCGCAGTTCTACTACAGCGCTTCCTTTCAG ATTGCGAGGCAGACTGCTAGAGTATTTTGACCAAAATCAAGTATCAACTATATCTTCTTGCTATGAGGAAGCTTTGCAGAGAGATCCTACATGTAGCTACTCGGTTGAGAGGCTAACTGAAATGCACAGAAAAG GATATTATAATACCACCCGACTACTTGAGAGAATTGTTTTGCATCTAGACTGTGTGAACGGGAAGCCTTCCATCTGGGAGGAGCTTGTATCATGCTTGCTTCGGCTTTTTTCTGATCGTACTACTGACTACGAGGATTGTATTTCATGTAATGTTGAAGGAGATGCATCGATTGATGCTTTTAGTAGTCTTTCTTCAGTCTTCTTTGAGCAACATACGAGGGAATCATGGAAGCACCGATGCAAATGGTGGATGAACCGTCATTTCAGCCAAAACATCTATATGTCAGAAACTGCAAAAG GTGATTGCAAGCTCCTCGCTTCCAAGGCATCTTGTGCTTCTCACATGCTTGGGCCTGGATTCCCATATGTCAAAGCAGCCAAGAGCTATCTTTCCAAGCAAGAGGCTAAGCATGAATCCGGATTCTTGTCCAGTAACATGGAAAATTCTGTCAAGTTATTACAAAGTTTGGAGAAACTAATGTGA
- the LOC123152441 gene encoding uncharacterized protein, with amino-acid sequence MAASASAAGGEPQKQFLSIIRDFAAEKSHGERTVSGLKRRLDDVVSASDAATAELEAAKRAREAAETELRGSEVQASIADASIQALEATISRLQEEIAKLGSELEALKSTEDIEREEFLRQMLEMNARIRQFQQKASAELAERCSGPPSADGKQGKSAEGQNVSDMNETMDSEGMLTDSVDQMNKMNAEVHVLEEEYQKDLLELEKLRHELADVRAKRALMEAVMKETKKLQELGGRVSELENLHHSLAEELQKRYICPGCGTNNMAPEEEAAPAAAVAN; translated from the exons atggccgcgtcggcgtcggcggcgggcggcgagcccCAGAAGCAGTTCCTATCCATCATCCGCGACTTCGCGGCCGAGAAGTCCCACGGCG AGCGCACGGTGTCGGGCCTGAAGCGCCGCCTCGACGACGTGGTCTCAGCGTCCGACGCGGCCACGGCGGAGCTCGAGGCCGCgaagcgcgcgcgggaggcggCAGAGACGGAGCTGCGCGGGAGCGAGGTGCAGGCATCCATCGCAGACGCGTCGATACAGGCGCTCGAG GCGACGATCTCTCGTCTCCAGGAGGAGATCGCGAAGCTGGGCTCTGAACTGGAGGCGCTTAAG AGCACAGAGGACATCGAGAG AGAGGAGTTCTTGAGACAGATGCTTGAAATGAATGCAAGGATAAG GCAGTTTCAACAGAAGGCTTCTGCAGAATTAGCAGAGAGGTGCTCTGGACCGCCATCAGCAGATGGTAAGCAAGGCAAGTCAGCAGAGG GTCAAAATGTGAGCGACATGAATGAAACTATGGACTCAGAAGGTATGTTGACAGATTCGGTTGATCAGATGAACAAGATGAATGCTGAGGTGCATGTATTGGAGGAAGAGTATCAAAAGGACCTGCTTGAACTTGAAAAG CTGCGTCATGAACTGGCTGATGTGCGAGCAAAGAGAGCTCTTATGGAGGCTGTGATGAAAGAGACGAAGAAGTTGCAGGAGCTCGGAGG GCGCGTGTCCGAACTGGAGAATCTGCACCATTCACTCGCTGAGGAGCTCCAGAAGCGCTACATATGCCCTGGCTGCGGAACCAACAACatggcgccggaggaggaggcagcaccGGCAGCGGCGGTGGCAAACTAA